AGTGTCCTATGCGGTTCCTTTGTATCTTTGAATTCACGGGTTCATAGGATGAAGGGTGAAATACCGATACTGGCTTGTTCTTTTCCTGTGTGTTCTTCTTCTCTGTGCGGTGCTTTTTGGCATCTTCTACAATGAGGCCAAAAAGGACGCCATCGACAACCTGAACAATCAGCAGCTTCTCATCGCCCGGCAGACAAAGAAAGGCATCGAAGAGTTCTTCCGCTTCCACACAGGGATGCTTCTGAAGAATGCCGCGCAGGAACCCATGGCGACCCTCGGCAGCGGGGGCAGAATGAACATGGAGATGCTGTACAAGGCCCTGTCCGACAGCGTTGCGGCCGTTACCAGGGTCGACGCGACGGGGCGTATCATGTATACGGTTCCTTACAACGGGAAGAGTATCGGTCAGGACATCTCCCATCAGTCCCACGTCAGAGAGATCATGAGGAAGCACCAGCCTGTCATGAGCGATGTTTTCACGGCGGTCCAGGGGTTCAGGGCCGTTGCGCTGCACGTACCTGTCTTCGAGGGAGAAGCCTTCAGGGGCAGTCTGGGTGTCCTTATCCGCTTCGAGAGCATCGCGAGGAGCTATCTCGAAGGCATACGAATAGGCGATTCGGGCTATGCCTGGCTTGTCTCGAAGGAGGGGGTGGAACTCTACTGCCCGGTCCCGGGCCACATCGGAAGATCCGTGTTCGAGAACTGCAAAGATTTC
The sequence above is drawn from the Syntrophorhabdus sp. genome and encodes:
- a CDS encoding calcium-binding protein: MKYRYWLVLFLCVLLLCAVLFGIFYNEAKKDAIDNLNNQQLLIARQTKKGIEEFFRFHTGMLLKNAAQEPMATLGSGGRMNMEMLYKALSDSVAAVTRVDATGRIMYTVPYNGKSIGQDISHQSHVREIMRKHQPVMSDVFTAVQGFRAVALHVPVFEGEAFRGSLGVLIRFESIARSYLEGIRIGDSGYAWLVSKEGVELYCPVPGHIGRSVFENCKDF